The following coding sequences are from one Microbulbifer sp. TB1203 window:
- a CDS encoding L,D-transpeptidase, protein MREKRGYALFLSGLVLCFFTLTPLPADATASWFDEQAAASVPGAPTIRVDLGEQRAYFYKGNELVGVSRVSSGRPGYRTPTGHFRVLGKKLRHRSTLYGSYVDRNTHQVVRSDVDTRRHRRPPGTYYRGAKMNYFIRFNGGIGFHASGDVPGHPASHGCVRMPPGMATKFFRYASVGTPVIVTQ, encoded by the coding sequence ATGCGCGAGAAAAGAGGATACGCCCTGTTTCTGTCCGGCTTGGTGCTGTGTTTTTTCACCCTGACACCGCTCCCTGCCGATGCCACGGCCAGTTGGTTCGACGAACAGGCCGCCGCCAGCGTGCCAGGGGCGCCGACGATCCGGGTCGACCTGGGCGAGCAGCGGGCCTATTTCTACAAGGGGAACGAGTTGGTGGGAGTATCGCGTGTCTCTTCCGGCAGACCAGGCTATCGAACACCGACTGGCCACTTTCGGGTGCTGGGAAAGAAGCTTCGTCACCGGTCCACCCTTTACGGTAGCTATGTGGACAGGAACACGCACCAGGTGGTGCGCTCCGACGTGGACACCAGGCGACACCGCCGCCCGCCGGGCACCTACTACAGAGGCGCCAAGATGAACTATTTTATTCGCTTCAACGGCGGCATCGGTTTCCACGCTTCCGGGGATGTGCCCGGCCACCCCGCTTCCCACGGCTGCGTGCGCATGCCTCCGGGAATGGCGACCAAGTTTTTCCGATATGCGTCGGTGGGGACGCCGGTGATTGTCACGCAATGA
- a CDS encoding GyrI-like domain-containing protein, whose protein sequence is MKKVDLKKDLQQFYKASAKNVVQVEVPTFRFLMIDGKGDPNTSQEYARAVEALFSVSYTAKFMVKKGPQNLDYSVMPLEGLWWADDMSAFVANDREDWKWTMMIMQPDFVADEVLEAAITAVRIKKQLPAIDQLRLEEFSEGRCAQVLHVGPFSEEGPTIENLHAFIDSRSGLTGKHHEIYLSDIRRADPSKWKTIIRQPMQ, encoded by the coding sequence ATGAAGAAGGTCGATCTGAAGAAAGATCTGCAGCAGTTCTACAAAGCGTCCGCTAAGAATGTTGTGCAGGTTGAGGTCCCTACGTTCAGATTTCTTATGATTGACGGAAAAGGAGATCCGAACACTTCCCAGGAGTATGCACGGGCTGTAGAGGCATTGTTTTCTGTGTCCTACACGGCCAAGTTTATGGTCAAGAAAGGCCCACAAAATCTCGACTATTCAGTCATGCCGCTCGAAGGGCTATGGTGGGCGGACGACATGTCGGCCTTCGTCGCCAACGACAGAGAAGACTGGAAGTGGACGATGATGATTATGCAGCCCGATTTCGTTGCAGATGAAGTTCTCGAAGCGGCTATTACTGCGGTCCGCATTAAAAAACAGCTTCCCGCCATCGACCAGCTGCGCCTGGAGGAATTTTCTGAAGGCCGTTGTGCTCAAGTGCTGCACGTTGGCCCATTCTCAGAAGAGGGGCCAACGATTGAGAACCTGCATGCGTTCATCGATTCCCGATCAGGCCTCACCGGAAAGCACCATGAGATTTACTTGAGCGATATACGGCGTGCAGATCCGAGTAAGTGGAAAACGATCATTCGCCAGCCGATGCAATGA
- a CDS encoding EboA domain-containing protein: MDKLAEIAKYLHAMLGRQSKADSIAWLEQQQSGISGDSPSGFYLAFSTASRFFDKAPLYVNRQDAARACELRPGFSPGHWNCLQAARAYLLLLYPHDNPDKWLATLDKLFETADLHEQEALYAALPLVPNPALLKLRAAEGLRTNMTTVFDAVALHNSYPAEYLDEPAWNQLLLKAVFLQRPLYQIQGADHRANPTLAQALIEYAHERWAAGRNITPELWRFVGPFLQEKHVGDIQRVLIEGTPLEREAILLACNMSSLPTARQRLEDYPEIQAKIESGELNWEKVGKQSHSTAL, encoded by the coding sequence ATGGATAAATTAGCCGAAATCGCAAAGTACCTCCACGCCATGCTTGGCAGGCAATCAAAGGCGGATTCCATCGCATGGCTGGAACAACAGCAATCCGGTATCAGCGGCGATTCACCGTCAGGGTTCTATCTAGCGTTCAGTACCGCATCCCGATTTTTTGACAAGGCGCCGCTATACGTCAACCGGCAAGACGCGGCACGTGCATGTGAACTGCGTCCCGGCTTCAGTCCCGGGCATTGGAACTGCTTGCAGGCAGCGCGGGCGTATCTTTTGCTACTTTATCCGCACGACAATCCGGACAAATGGCTCGCCACCCTCGACAAGCTTTTCGAAACCGCCGACTTGCATGAGCAGGAAGCGCTCTATGCCGCGCTGCCCCTGGTGCCCAACCCGGCCTTATTGAAACTGCGGGCTGCGGAAGGACTGCGGACCAATATGACGACCGTATTCGATGCCGTAGCCCTGCATAATTCCTATCCCGCCGAATACCTCGACGAGCCTGCCTGGAACCAACTGTTGCTCAAAGCCGTATTCCTGCAACGTCCTCTGTATCAAATCCAGGGAGCGGATCACCGGGCCAACCCGACACTGGCGCAAGCACTGATCGAATATGCCCACGAGCGCTGGGCTGCCGGCAGGAACATCACTCCCGAGCTGTGGCGCTTCGTCGGTCCGTTTTTACAGGAAAAGCACGTGGGCGATATACAGCGTGTGCTGATAGAGGGAACCCCGCTCGAACGGGAGGCGATTCTCTTGGCATGCAATATGAGTTCCCTGCCAACCGCAAGGCAGCGGTTGGAAGACTATCCGGAAATTCAAGCGAAAATCGAATCGGGAGAACTGAACTGGGAAAAGGTGGGCAAACAAAGTCACAGCACTGCGCTCTGA
- a CDS encoding TatD family hydrolase: MTENKKRFIDPHIHVTSRTTDDYQAMREAGIVAIIEPAFWLGQPRTQVGAFQDYFSSLVGWERFRASQFGIRHYCAMGLNSKEANNEPLAEQVMELLPLYVGKENVVAIGEIGYDDQTAAEDKYFRLQLELAKTVQLPVMIHTPHRDKKKGTSRSMDVCEEHGIDPSLVVIDHNNEETVQEVLDRGFWAAFTIYPHTKMGSERMVEIVRSYGPERIIVDSSADWGVSDPLSVPKTAALMEKQGIPDDHIQLVTYQNALTAYGQSGKIKEADWLEADPVDQRELFEGNSVLRGQSPKVGYKSSDIVEN, translated from the coding sequence ATGACAGAGAATAAAAAGCGTTTTATCGACCCCCACATCCACGTCACCTCGCGCACTACTGACGATTACCAGGCCATGCGCGAGGCGGGTATTGTAGCCATTATCGAGCCGGCCTTCTGGCTCGGCCAGCCCCGCACCCAGGTGGGAGCCTTCCAGGACTACTTCAGCAGCCTGGTGGGCTGGGAACGGTTCCGTGCGAGCCAATTCGGCATCCGCCATTACTGCGCGATGGGCCTCAACTCCAAGGAAGCCAACAACGAACCCCTTGCAGAACAGGTGATGGAGCTGCTGCCCCTGTACGTGGGCAAGGAAAACGTAGTGGCCATCGGCGAAATTGGCTACGATGACCAGACAGCTGCGGAGGATAAATATTTCCGATTGCAGCTGGAGCTGGCAAAAACCGTCCAACTGCCAGTCATGATCCACACCCCCCACCGCGATAAGAAAAAAGGCACCAGCCGCAGCATGGATGTGTGCGAAGAGCACGGTATCGACCCCAGCCTGGTGGTGATCGACCACAACAATGAAGAAACCGTGCAGGAAGTGCTCGATCGGGGATTCTGGGCTGCTTTCACCATCTACCCCCATACCAAAATGGGCAGTGAGCGCATGGTGGAAATTGTGCGCAGCTACGGCCCGGAACGCATCATTGTCGACAGCTCGGCGGACTGGGGTGTCAGCGATCCCCTGTCGGTACCCAAAACCGCCGCATTGATGGAGAAGCAAGGCATTCCGGACGACCATATCCAGCTCGTCACCTACCAGAACGCCCTCACGGCCTATGGCCAGAGCGGAAAAATCAAGGAAGCCGACTGGCTGGAGGCGGACCCTGTCGACCAACGCGAGCTGTTCGAGGGTAATTCGGTCTTGCGCGGCCAGTCTCCCAAAGTGGGTTACAAGTCATCAGACATCGTGGAGAACTAA
- a CDS encoding YiiX/YebB-like N1pC/P60 family cysteine hydrolase, with translation MNALLQRLGTGLARYLSQPRHIHSVAGATPLDLLRGCLQPADVVLVEGNSRISTAIKYLTQSTWSHAVLFVGGPEESCFVEADTVDGVRSIGLQAFNGLHTRICRAHGLSDAERRAVTEFVSERIGYQYDLRNLFDLARYLLPTPPVPSHVRRDMIALGSGDPTRAICSTLIAEAFQSIRYPILPFHRVVEDCDGCHKELLRLRHHSLFAPRDFDVSPYFSVIKPSLSGEFDFHRLCWENDSKADSP, from the coding sequence ATGAATGCGTTGTTGCAGCGCTTGGGCACGGGCCTGGCGCGCTATCTCAGCCAGCCGCGCCATATACACAGCGTGGCCGGCGCCACGCCGCTGGACCTGCTGCGCGGCTGCCTGCAACCGGCGGACGTGGTGCTGGTTGAGGGCAATTCGCGTATCAGCACTGCGATCAAATATTTGACCCAGTCCACCTGGTCCCACGCCGTACTGTTTGTTGGCGGGCCGGAAGAGAGTTGCTTCGTGGAGGCGGACACCGTGGACGGCGTGCGCAGCATTGGCCTGCAGGCTTTCAACGGGCTGCACACGCGGATCTGCCGCGCTCACGGGCTCAGCGACGCCGAGCGTCGCGCGGTGACCGAATTCGTCAGCGAACGCATCGGCTATCAATACGACCTGCGCAACCTCTTCGATCTGGCGCGCTACCTTTTGCCCACGCCGCCGGTGCCTTCCCATGTCCGCCGCGACATGATCGCCCTGGGCAGCGGCGACCCCACCCGGGCCATCTGCTCCACCCTGATCGCCGAGGCCTTTCAGTCGATCCGCTATCCAATACTGCCATTCCACCGGGTCGTCGAGGACTGCGACGGCTGTCACAAGGAACTCCTGCGACTGCGCCACCATAGTCTGTTCGCGCCGCGGGATTTCGATGTCTCACCCTACTTTTCCGTGATCAAGCCCAGCCTGAGCGGGGAATTCGATTTCCACCGGTTGTGTTGGGAAAATGATTCCAAGGCCGATTCTCCATAA